The window GAAGATGATGAGGATGTGCAAGCGGTCTACACCAATATTGCCTAACAAAGTGTGTTATACTTCACTCTCAAATTTTTACATGTAAGGACTGTTCATGAAAGAACTCAAAGAATACACCTATTCCGCTGACGAACTAGCAAAGTTCCAATACGCTACGATTCAAACCAACAAAGGGGCCATGCAAGTCAAACTTTACCCCGAAGAGACCCCTACTACGGTTGCCAACTTTGCAACGCTTGCCAATGACGGTTTTTACGATGGGCTCACTTTTCACCGCGTTATCCCAAACTTTGTCATCCAAGGCGGATGCCCAAGTGGTACAGGTACAGGCGGACCAGGCTGGGCTATTAAATGCGAATGCAACAAAAACACCCACAAACATCAACGTGGCACCCTTTCTATGGCGCACGCGGGCGAAAACACAGGAGGAAGCCAGTTTTTTGTCTGCCACGCTCCACAAGCACATTTAGATGGAATGCATACGGTTTTTGGTGACGTCATCAACGAAGAAGGCCTCAAAGTGCTCGAT is drawn from Sulfurospirillum tamanense and contains these coding sequences:
- a CDS encoding peptidylprolyl isomerase, encoding MKELKEYTYSADELAKFQYATIQTNKGAMQVKLYPEETPTTVANFATLANDGFYDGLTFHRVIPNFVIQGGCPSGTGTGGPGWAIKCECNKNTHKHQRGTLSMAHAGENTGGSQFFVCHAPQAHLDGMHTVFGDVINEEGLKVLDSIRQGDVMEKVTISETL